Proteins encoded in a region of the Bubalus bubalis isolate 160015118507 breed Murrah chromosome 9, NDDB_SH_1, whole genome shotgun sequence genome:
- the DDX39A gene encoding ATP-dependent RNA helicase DDX39A has product MAEQDVENELLDYEEDEEPQAPPESAPPPPKKDVKGSYVSIHSSGFRDFLLKPELLRAIVDCGFEHPSEVQHECIPQAILGMDILCQAKSGMGKTAVFVLATLQQIEPVNGQVTVLVMCHTRELAFQISKEYERFSKYMPSVKVSVFFGGLSIKKDEEVLKRNCPHVVVGTPGRILALVRNRSLNLKNVKHFVLDECDKMLEQLDMRRDVQEIFRLTPHEKQCMMFSATLSKEIRPVCRKFMQDPMEVFVDDETKLTLHGLQQYYVKLKDSEKNRKLFDLLDVLEFNQVVIFVKSVQRCMALAQLLVEQNFPAIAIHRGMAQEERLSRYQQFKDFQRRILVATNLFGRGMDIERVNIVFNYDMPEDSDTYLHRVARAGRFGTKGLAVTFVSDENDAKILNDVQDRFEVNVAELPEEIDISTYIEQSR; this is encoded by the exons ATGGCGGAACAGGATGTGGAAAACGAGCTTCTGGATTATGAGGAAGATGAAGAGCCCCAGGCACCTCCAGAGAGCGCTCCACCTCCCCCCAAGAAAGACGTTAAGGGTTCCTATGTTTCCATCCACAGCTCTGGCTTCCGGGACTTTCTGTTGAAGCCAGAGCTCCTGAGGGCCATAGTGGACTGTGGCTTTGAGCATCCATCAGAGG TCCAGCACGAGTGTATTCCACAAGCCATCCTGGGCATGGACATCTTGTGCCAGGCCAAGTCAGGGATGGGCAAGACAGCGGTTTTTGTGTTGGCCACTCTGCAGCAGATTGAGCCCGTCAACGGACAG GTGACAGTCCTAGTGATGTGCCACACTCGAGAGCTGGCCTTCCAGATCAGCAAGGAGTACGAGCGCTTCTCCAAATACATGCCCAGCGTCAAG GTGTCTGTGTTCTTTGGGGGCCTGTCCATCAAGAAAGATGAGGAGGTGTTGAAGAGGAACTGTCCCCACGTGGTGGTGGGGACACCAGGCCGGATCCTGGCGCTTGTGCGCAATAGGAGCCTCAACCTGAAGAATGTGAAGCACTTCGTGTTGGATGAGTGCGACAAGATGCTGGAGCAGCTGG ATATGCGGCGGGACGTGCAGGAAATCTTCCGCCTGACCCCCCACGAGAAGCAGTGCATGATGTTCAGCGCCACCTTGAGCAAGGAGATCCGACCTGTGTGCAGGAAGTTCATGCAAGAT CCCATGGAGGTGTTTGTGGATGACGAGACCAAGCTCACGCTGCACGGGCTACAGCAGTACTACGTGAAACTCAAGGACAGTGAGAAGAACCGCAAGCTCTTCGACCTCCTGGATGTGTTGGAGTTTAACCAG GTTGTGATCTTTGTGAAGTCAGTGCAGCGCTGCATGGCCTTGGCCCAGCTCCTGGTAGAACAGAACTTCCCAGCTATTGCCATCCACAGGGGCATGGCCCAGGAGGAGCG CCTGTCGCGCTATCAGCAGTTCAAGGACTTCCAGCGGCGGATCCTGGTGGCCACCAATCTGTTCGGCCGAGGCATGGACATTGAGCGCGTCAACATCGTCTTTAATTATGACATGCCTGAGGACTCAGACACCTACCTCCACCGT GTGGCCCGTGCGGGTCGCTTCGGTACCAAAGGCCTGGCCGTTACTTTCGTGTCTGACGAGAACGATGCCAAAATCCTCAATGATGTCCAGGACCGGTTTGAAGTGAATGTGGCAGAGCTTCCAGAAGAAATTGACATCTCCACATACA TTGAGCAGAGCCGGTAA